The Micromonospora krabiensis genome window below encodes:
- a CDS encoding baeRF2 domain-containing protein, whose protein sequence is MQLSFLRPLYDRPGPWCSVYLDASADTHDAHPALDLRWRALQGQLVDQGADEPTVAALDRVIRGHDPIAGDYGLAAFATAGRVVLTEYLSAPPLRDLASYGPLPHVMPMLAQRGEQVAWVRVVADRTGADAMAVSAGGVPRRAHIVGREDFQLRRVQPGGWSQSRYQRAAMEAWHHNAGDVTAATVELAEKVGADVVVVAGDVRATGMIAAQMPERWQDLVVRTDAGSRAGGADQTALDDLTVQTIAEVADQRITAALDRFGMQEDIGAGLDAVVDALQRGQVETMLIVDDPSADGELWIGPEATEIAVDPGQLAAMSVADPQRVRADAALVRALVGTDCELAVLGPDEAPDLVDGVGAVLRYADASTPGRGNG, encoded by the coding sequence ATGCAGCTGTCCTTCCTGCGCCCGCTCTACGACCGCCCCGGGCCGTGGTGCTCGGTGTACCTCGACGCGTCCGCCGACACGCACGACGCCCACCCGGCGCTGGACCTGCGCTGGCGGGCCCTCCAGGGCCAACTGGTCGACCAGGGCGCCGACGAACCGACGGTCGCCGCACTGGACCGGGTGATCCGCGGCCACGATCCGATCGCGGGGGACTACGGCCTCGCCGCGTTCGCCACCGCCGGCCGCGTGGTGCTGACCGAGTACCTGTCCGCGCCGCCGCTGCGCGACCTCGCCTCGTACGGGCCGCTGCCGCACGTGATGCCGATGCTGGCCCAGCGCGGCGAACAGGTGGCCTGGGTGCGGGTGGTGGCCGACCGCACCGGCGCCGACGCGATGGCGGTCAGCGCCGGGGGCGTGCCGCGCCGGGCGCACATCGTCGGGCGCGAGGACTTCCAGCTGCGCCGGGTGCAGCCCGGCGGCTGGTCGCAGTCGCGCTACCAGCGCGCGGCCATGGAGGCGTGGCACCACAACGCCGGCGACGTCACCGCGGCCACCGTCGAGCTGGCCGAGAAGGTCGGCGCCGACGTGGTGGTGGTGGCCGGCGACGTTCGCGCCACCGGCATGATCGCCGCCCAGATGCCGGAGCGCTGGCAGGACCTGGTGGTGCGTACGGACGCCGGATCCCGCGCCGGCGGGGCCGATCAGACCGCGCTCGACGACCTCACCGTGCAGACCATCGCCGAGGTCGCCGACCAGCGGATCACGGCGGCGTTGGACCGGTTCGGCATGCAGGAGGACATCGGCGCCGGGCTGGACGCCGTGGTCGACGCCCTCCAGCGCGGCCAGGTCGAGACGATGCTGATCGTCGACGACCCGTCCGCCGACGGTGAGCTGTGGATCGGCCCCGAGGCCACCGAGATCGCCGTCGACCCGGGGCAGTTGGCCGCCATGTCGGTGGCCGACCCGCAGCGGGTCCGTGCCGACGCGGCCCTGGTGCGGGCGCTTGTCGGCACCGACTGCGAGCTGGCGGTGCTCGGCCCGGACGAGGCGCCCGACCTCGTCGACGGGGTGGGCGCGGTGCTGCGCTACGCGGACGCGAGCACGCCCGGGCGCGGCAATGGCTGA
- a CDS encoding DUF4383 domain-containing protein → MAHARARANPADGKPPVRRGAGVVAVVFLLLGLLGFLPGVTSDFPALRFAGHHSDAMLFGALQVSVLHNLVHLLTGVGGLVLARTATGARAFLVGGGTFYLVLWLYGVVVDRDSGANFLPLNPAGDWLHLGLGLVMLAFGLLSARSHR, encoded by the coding sequence ATGGCGCACGCCCGGGCCCGGGCCAACCCGGCCGACGGGAAGCCTCCGGTCCGGCGGGGCGCCGGCGTCGTCGCCGTGGTGTTCCTGCTCCTCGGCCTGCTCGGTTTCCTGCCCGGGGTCACCAGCGACTTTCCGGCGCTGCGGTTCGCCGGCCACCACTCCGACGCGATGCTGTTCGGCGCGCTCCAGGTCTCGGTCCTGCACAACCTCGTCCACCTGCTCACCGGGGTGGGCGGGCTGGTCCTGGCGCGCACCGCCACCGGCGCCCGGGCCTTCCTGGTCGGCGGCGGCACGTTCTATCTGGTCCTCTGGCTCTACGGGGTGGTCGTGGACCGGGACAGCGGGGCGAACTTCCTTCCGCTCAACCCCGCCGGCGACTGGCTGCACCTCGGACTCGGTCTCGTCATGCTCGCGTTCGGGCTGCTCAGCGCGCGGTCCCACCGTTGA
- a CDS encoding ATP-binding protein, whose protein sequence is MASGITYQVCDGSPVTVVRLAGPLDLGTMRSVYEVLDDCLAAQPEALVVDLAGITVRDRLALSVFAAAARRAEEWPAVPVVLCDPPPDAERWLAESTACRAVPVRRDRAEASRVAGAASAPRLRARLEPVAEACRRARDLVADACARWNLPEAVGPASVVLTELVANAVRHAGTPMQVTLTLRRPYLHLAVVDGSRAGVRPRDPGLGGEGGRGLLLVRELAQRWGSVEAGSGKAVWAMLRTNAPGLAN, encoded by the coding sequence ATGGCGAGCGGGATCACCTACCAGGTGTGCGACGGCTCCCCGGTCACGGTCGTCCGCCTCGCCGGACCGCTGGACCTGGGCACCATGCGCTCGGTGTACGAGGTGCTCGACGACTGCCTGGCGGCTCAGCCCGAGGCGCTGGTGGTCGACCTCGCGGGGATCACCGTCCGGGACCGGTTGGCGCTGTCCGTGTTCGCCGCCGCGGCCCGGCGTGCGGAGGAGTGGCCGGCCGTGCCGGTGGTGCTGTGCGACCCGCCGCCGGACGCCGAGCGGTGGCTGGCGGAGTCCACGGCGTGTCGGGCGGTGCCGGTACGGCGGGACCGGGCCGAGGCGAGCCGGGTGGCCGGAGCCGCCAGCGCGCCACGGCTGCGGGCCCGGCTGGAGCCGGTGGCGGAGGCCTGCCGCCGCGCCCGGGACCTGGTGGCGGACGCGTGCGCGCGCTGGAACCTGCCGGAGGCGGTCGGCCCGGCCTCGGTCGTGCTCACCGAGCTGGTCGCCAACGCGGTCCGGCACGCCGGCACGCCGATGCAGGTCACCCTGACCCTGCGCCGCCCCTACCTGCACCTGGCCGTGGTCGACGGGAGCCGGGCGGGGGTCCGCCCCCGTGACCCGGGTCTGGGTGGCGAGGGCGGGCGAGGGCTGCTGCTGGTGCGGGAGTTGGCCCAACGCTGGGGCAGCGTCGAGGCGGGCAGCGGTAAGGCCGTCTGGGCCATGCTGCGTACGAACGCACCGGGATTGGCAAACTGA
- a CDS encoding glucosyl-3-phosphoglycerate synthase: protein MEAWATYRTGSAGDWTPRRLVRAKGGSRVSVVLPARNEEATVGAIVATIREHLMDRVPLVDELIVVDSRSTDRTAQVARAAGAEVVGQDAMTRGLPRLTGKGDALWAGLAAAEGDVVAFVDADLREFRPHFVTGLVGPLLTDDSVEFVKGFYHRPLVGTAGVEQDGGGRVTELMARPLLNLFWPELAGFVQPLAGEYAGRRETLSRVPFVSGYGVETAMLIDLLELVGLDALAQVDLGERKHRHQDTAALGRMSAQIMLTVWSRLQRRGWAAPDVTPGALLTQFRRGGSESLPNLEREIVVSDVSIEERPPLAHLRHRLPHRRVAA from the coding sequence GTGGAGGCCTGGGCGACCTACCGGACCGGGTCCGCCGGCGACTGGACGCCGCGGCGACTGGTCCGGGCCAAGGGCGGAAGCCGCGTCAGCGTGGTCCTGCCGGCCCGCAACGAGGAGGCCACGGTCGGCGCGATCGTGGCGACCATCCGGGAACACCTCATGGACCGCGTGCCGCTCGTCGACGAGCTGATCGTGGTGGACTCGCGGTCCACCGACCGCACCGCGCAGGTGGCCCGGGCCGCCGGGGCGGAGGTGGTCGGCCAGGACGCGATGACCCGTGGGCTGCCGCGGCTGACCGGCAAGGGGGACGCGCTGTGGGCCGGGCTCGCGGCCGCCGAGGGGGACGTGGTCGCGTTCGTCGACGCCGACCTGCGGGAGTTCCGCCCGCACTTCGTGACCGGTCTGGTCGGCCCGCTGCTCACCGACGACTCGGTCGAGTTCGTCAAGGGCTTCTACCACCGGCCCCTGGTCGGGACGGCGGGCGTCGAGCAGGACGGCGGCGGCCGGGTCACGGAACTGATGGCCCGCCCACTGCTCAACCTGTTCTGGCCGGAGCTGGCCGGCTTCGTCCAGCCCCTCGCCGGGGAGTACGCCGGCCGGCGCGAGACGCTCTCGCGGGTGCCGTTCGTCTCCGGTTACGGGGTGGAGACGGCCATGCTCATCGACCTGCTGGAGCTGGTGGGGCTGGACGCGCTGGCGCAGGTCGACCTGGGCGAGCGCAAGCACCGCCACCAGGACACCGCGGCGCTCGGCCGGATGTCGGCGCAGATCATGCTCACCGTCTGGTCGCGGCTTCAGCGGCGCGGCTGGGCGGCCCCCGACGTCACGCCGGGAGCCCTGCTGACCCAGTTCCGCCGGGGCGGCTCGGAGTCCCTGCCCAACCTGGAGCGGGAGATCGTGGTGAGCGACGTCTCGATCGAGGAGCGCCCGCCGCTGGCGCACCTGCGGCACCGGCTGCCGCACCGCCGGGTGGCGGCGTGA
- the ctaD gene encoding aa3-type cytochrome oxidase subunit I: MARRAATQSGRDRGPAILAPARFGGYPGPLRKSVPGNSLIKFLATTDHKQIGVLYLLTSFGFFLVAGIEAMIMRAELARPGLQFLAPEQYNQLFTSHGAVMLLLFATPAAFGFANFIVPIQIGAPDVSFPRLNALAYWLYLFGGLMVIAGFATPGGSADFGWTAYTPLSDVEHSPGVGANMWVIGLVVSGLGTILGAVNLITTILTLRAPGMTMFRMPIFTWNMLFTSVLVILVFPLLAAALLALAADRLLNAHVYDAATGGPMLWQHLFWFFGHPEVYIIALPFFGIITEIIPVFSRKPIFGYTGLVLATIAITILSMTVWAHHMFATGQVLLPFFSILSYLIAVPTGVKFFNWIGTMWKGQLTFETPMLFAIGFLVTFLLGGLTGVLLASPPVDWHTHDSYFVVAHFHYVVFGTVVFALFGGYYFWWPKFTGRLLDERLGKVHFWMMFLGFHGTFLVHHWLGNMGMPRRYVDYLPSDGFTTLNTVSTIASFVLGASTLVFIYNAWKSWRYGAMVTVDDPWGFGNSLEWATTCPPPLRNFDRMPRIRSERPAFDAKYGPLVADLGRDLPQRTTRPPQEFGEELRHVTQVRESPAAEGAHGPRVVAEYEPPPQSGARPVDVPDPTQVRRPSFEETDEPEETHLGAQRGPQDQEWRHPRSHGDPPEHEEER; the protein is encoded by the coding sequence ATGGCCAGACGAGCCGCCACGCAATCGGGCCGCGACCGGGGACCGGCGATCCTGGCCCCCGCCCGGTTCGGCGGTTACCCCGGGCCGCTGCGCAAATCCGTCCCCGGCAACTCGCTGATCAAGTTCCTCGCGACGACCGACCACAAGCAGATCGGCGTCCTCTACCTGCTCACCTCGTTCGGTTTCTTCCTGGTGGCCGGGATCGAGGCCATGATCATGCGCGCCGAACTCGCCCGGCCCGGGCTGCAGTTCCTCGCCCCGGAGCAGTACAACCAGCTCTTCACCTCGCACGGCGCGGTGATGCTGCTGCTGTTCGCCACGCCCGCCGCCTTCGGTTTCGCCAACTTCATCGTGCCGATCCAGATCGGCGCGCCGGACGTGTCCTTTCCCCGGCTCAACGCCCTCGCGTACTGGCTCTATCTGTTCGGCGGCCTGATGGTGATCGCCGGGTTCGCCACGCCCGGCGGGTCGGCGGACTTCGGCTGGACGGCCTACACGCCGCTCAGCGATGTGGAGCACTCCCCCGGCGTCGGCGCCAACATGTGGGTGATCGGCCTGGTGGTCTCCGGTCTCGGCACCATCCTCGGCGCGGTCAACCTGATCACCACGATCCTGACGCTGCGCGCGCCCGGCATGACGATGTTCCGGATGCCGATCTTCACCTGGAACATGCTCTTCACGAGTGTCCTGGTGATCCTGGTCTTCCCGCTGCTGGCGGCCGCGCTGCTGGCCCTGGCGGCGGACCGCCTGCTCAACGCGCACGTGTACGACGCCGCGACCGGCGGGCCGATGCTCTGGCAACACCTGTTCTGGTTCTTCGGCCATCCCGAGGTCTACATCATCGCGCTGCCGTTCTTCGGCATCATCACCGAGATCATCCCGGTCTTCTCGCGCAAGCCGATCTTCGGCTACACCGGTCTGGTGCTCGCCACCATCGCGATCACGATCCTGTCGATGACCGTGTGGGCGCACCACATGTTCGCCACCGGCCAGGTGCTCCTGCCGTTCTTCAGCATCCTGAGCTACCTCATCGCGGTGCCGACCGGCGTGAAGTTCTTCAACTGGATCGGCACCATGTGGAAGGGTCAGCTCACCTTCGAGACGCCCATGCTGTTCGCCATCGGCTTCCTGGTCACGTTCCTGCTCGGCGGGCTGACCGGGGTGCTGCTGGCCAGCCCGCCGGTCGACTGGCACACCCACGACTCCTACTTCGTGGTGGCGCACTTCCACTACGTCGTCTTCGGCACGGTGGTCTTCGCGCTGTTCGGCGGCTACTACTTCTGGTGGCCCAAGTTCACCGGACGGCTGCTCGACGAGCGCCTCGGCAAGGTGCACTTCTGGATGATGTTCCTGGGCTTCCACGGCACGTTCCTGGTGCACCACTGGCTCGGCAACATGGGCATGCCCCGTCGCTACGTCGACTACCTGCCCAGCGACGGGTTCACCACCCTGAACACCGTCTCCACCATCGCCTCCTTCGTGCTGGGCGCGTCCACTCTGGTCTTCATCTACAACGCCTGGAAGTCCTGGCGCTACGGGGCGATGGTCACCGTCGACGACCCCTGGGGCTTCGGCAACTCGCTGGAGTGGGCCACCACCTGCCCGCCGCCGCTGCGCAACTTCGACCGGATGCCCCGCATCCGCTCCGAGCGCCCCGCCTTCGACGCCAAGTACGGCCCACTCGTCGCCGACCTCGGCCGGGACCTGCCGCAGCGCACCACGCGACCGCCCCAGGAATTCGGTGAGGAACTGCGGCACGTCACCCAGGTGCGGGAATCACCGGCCGCCGAGGGCGCGCACGGTCCCCGGGTGGTCGCCGAGTACGAACCGCCGCCGCAGTCGGGCGCGCGTCCGGTGGACGTGCCGGACCCGACGCAGGTCCGCCGGCCGAGCTTCGAGGAGACCGACGAGCCGGAGGAGACCCACCTGGGTGCCCAGCGCGGGCCGCAGGACCAGGAGTGGCGGCACCCGCGCAGTCACGGCGACCCGCCGGAGCACGAAGAGGAGCGCTGA
- a CDS encoding DUF3817 domain-containing protein has product MAAREVVGVPMRDKVTRLFVGAAIAEACSWLGLLVGMAVKYGPPANELGVKIFGPVHGGLFVVYLVLVLAVARRHRWSLLATVVALACAVPPFATLVFERWASRRGMLGATSAPARREPTPVG; this is encoded by the coding sequence ATGGCCGCCCGAGAGGTGGTGGGGGTGCCGATGCGCGACAAGGTGACGAGGCTGTTCGTCGGGGCGGCGATCGCCGAGGCCTGTTCCTGGCTGGGTCTGCTCGTCGGCATGGCCGTCAAGTACGGCCCGCCCGCCAACGAGCTCGGCGTCAAGATCTTCGGGCCGGTCCACGGCGGTCTCTTCGTCGTGTACCTGGTGCTGGTCCTCGCGGTGGCCCGCCGGCACCGGTGGAGCCTGCTCGCGACCGTCGTCGCGCTGGCCTGCGCGGTGCCCCCGTTCGCCACCCTGGTCTTCGAGCGGTGGGCCAGCCGGCGGGGCATGCTCGGCGCGACGAGCGCCCCGGCGCGACGCGAACCCACCCCCGTCGGCTGA
- a CDS encoding SigB/SigF/SigG family RNA polymerase sigma factor, with protein sequence MFGQTTTSTPPPTERGLEDLDAAALAYAARIAGLPPERRQEARDDLVRFALPFAGRLARRYRGRGEPLEDLEQVARLGLVNAVDRYDPERGSFTAYAAITIVGEIKRHFRDRTWGVHVPRRLRDLILEVGQATAALTSELSRAPSVAELAERLETPEEEILAALESAAGYSPASLNAPVGGESSAEFGDLVGESDNALESVDDRVTVSGLLHRLPWRERRILAMRFYGNQTQAEIAARFGISQMHVSRLLSRALTWLRQAMLADAPPPWQNGAAESEPAKARISVRHNGDRVVVEVGGEVDRDGANQLRRAMLEAVTGQPSEVVVDLVGAGGFDAGGIAALMAGRDAAARTGVPLRLTRVQPAVRRSLTAAGLAPARD encoded by the coding sequence ATGTTCGGACAGACCACCACAAGCACACCTCCACCCACTGAACGGGGCCTGGAGGACCTCGACGCGGCCGCTCTGGCATACGCGGCGCGGATCGCCGGGTTGCCACCCGAACGGCGGCAGGAGGCCCGTGACGACCTGGTCCGCTTCGCGCTGCCGTTCGCCGGCCGGCTGGCCCGCCGGTACCGGGGGCGGGGTGAGCCGCTGGAGGACCTGGAGCAGGTGGCCCGGCTGGGGCTGGTGAACGCCGTCGACCGGTACGACCCGGAACGGGGCTCCTTCACCGCGTACGCGGCGATCACCATCGTCGGTGAGATCAAGCGGCACTTCCGGGACCGGACCTGGGGCGTGCACGTGCCCCGCCGGCTGCGCGACCTGATCCTGGAGGTGGGGCAGGCGACCGCCGCGTTGACCAGCGAGCTGTCCCGGGCGCCCTCGGTGGCCGAGTTGGCCGAGCGGCTGGAGACGCCGGAGGAGGAGATCCTCGCCGCGCTGGAGTCGGCGGCCGGCTACAGCCCCGCGTCGCTGAACGCCCCGGTGGGCGGTGAGAGCTCCGCCGAGTTCGGTGACCTGGTCGGCGAGTCGGACAACGCGCTGGAGTCCGTGGACGACCGGGTCACGGTCAGCGGCCTGCTGCACCGGCTGCCCTGGCGCGAGCGGCGGATCCTGGCGATGCGCTTCTACGGCAACCAGACCCAGGCGGAGATCGCGGCCCGGTTCGGCATCTCCCAGATGCACGTGTCCCGGCTGCTGTCCCGGGCGCTCACCTGGCTGCGCCAGGCGATGCTCGCCGACGCTCCGCCGCCGTGGCAGAACGGCGCGGCCGAGTCCGAGCCGGCGAAGGCCCGGATCTCGGTGCGGCACAACGGCGACCGCGTGGTGGTGGAGGTCGGTGGCGAGGTGGACCGCGACGGCGCCAACCAACTGCGCCGGGCGATGCTGGAGGCGGTGACCGGCCAGCCGAGCGAGGTCGTCGTGGACCTGGTCGGCGCGGGCGGCTTCGACGCCGGTGGCATCGCCGCGCTGATGGCCGGTCGCGACGCCGCGGCCCGCACCGGGGTGCCGCTGCGGCTGACCCGGGTGCAGCCGGCGGTGCGCCGCTCGCTCACCGCCGCCGGTCTGGCCCCGGCCCGGGACTGA
- a CDS encoding glycosyltransferase: MSLTVLMNAGPWLSVPPPGYGGIENVVATLVPELRRLGVRVVLASVGSSTLPVDERVSVFPDGQFAALQRPYNQVCGISQAHLSGVVRELHARDDIDLVHDHVEAVGLATLAAMGPDAPAVLHTLHWDLAKHPALYGNLDGGDRVRVNGVSASQLARAPQALRDHSVGHVHLSTPLAVGADRRPTPVKGDHVVILGRINPGKGQDVGARLAHRAGFRLVLAGPVGPYHRPEDLTAAGDEARQNPDARFFLDEVAPYVDGDRVRWLGTVAGQERDDLLAGARASLFPLRWEEPGGTAVVESLALGTPVVATARGCLPELVEHGRTGLLTADEEELGDLVREASLVDPAECRREAALRFTPEVMAQRYVALYEHVRRTAAARRLQAA, encoded by the coding sequence ATGAGCCTCACCGTCCTGATGAACGCCGGGCCCTGGCTGTCCGTGCCGCCGCCGGGCTACGGCGGCATCGAGAACGTGGTCGCCACGCTGGTGCCGGAGCTGCGGCGGCTGGGCGTACGGGTGGTGCTGGCCTCGGTCGGCAGCAGCACCCTGCCGGTCGACGAGCGGGTGTCGGTCTTCCCCGACGGGCAGTTCGCGGCGCTGCAGCGCCCGTACAACCAGGTGTGCGGCATCTCCCAGGCGCACCTGTCCGGGGTGGTGCGCGAGCTGCACGCCCGCGACGACATCGACCTGGTGCACGACCACGTGGAGGCGGTCGGCCTCGCCACGCTGGCCGCGATGGGTCCGGACGCCCCGGCGGTGCTGCACACGCTGCACTGGGACCTGGCCAAGCACCCCGCGCTCTACGGCAACCTGGACGGCGGCGACCGGGTCCGGGTCAACGGCGTCTCCGCCTCCCAGCTGGCGCGCGCGCCGCAGGCGCTGCGGGACCACTCCGTCGGCCACGTGCACCTGTCGACGCCGCTGGCGGTGGGCGCCGACCGCCGACCGACGCCGGTCAAGGGCGACCACGTCGTCATCCTCGGCCGGATCAACCCGGGCAAGGGGCAGGACGTCGGCGCTCGGCTCGCCCACCGGGCGGGCTTCCGCCTGGTGCTGGCCGGCCCGGTAGGCCCGTACCACCGTCCGGAGGACCTGACGGCGGCCGGCGACGAGGCCCGGCAGAACCCGGACGCCCGGTTCTTCCTCGACGAGGTGGCGCCGTACGTGGACGGGGACCGGGTGCGCTGGCTGGGCACGGTCGCCGGGCAGGAACGCGACGACCTGCTCGCCGGGGCACGCGCGTCGCTGTTCCCGCTGCGCTGGGAGGAGCCCGGCGGTACCGCGGTGGTCGAGTCCCTGGCGTTGGGCACCCCGGTGGTCGCGACCGCGCGGGGCTGCCTGCCCGAGCTGGTGGAACACGGCCGGACCGGGCTGCTCACCGCCGACGAGGAGGAGCTGGGCGACCTCGTCCGGGAGGCGAGTCTGGTCGACCCGGCCGAGTGCCGACGCGAGGCGGCCCTCCGGTTCACCCCGGAGGTGATGGCGCAGCGGTACGTCGCCCTGTACGAGCACGTCCGCCGGACCGCCGCCGCGCGCCGCCTCCAGGCCGCCTGA
- a CDS encoding thiamine pyrophosphate-binding protein, translating to MADRTVADLVVDRLLAWRVPRAFGYPGEAIAPIVAALDRTGGEPAFIPARHVEAASFMATGHAKFTGGIGVCLATQGPSAVQLLNGLYDAKLDSKPVVAIVGEDISGPLGGAHQEIGLSRLFADVCNQFVRYGRSPGQVPALLDQAFRTAAATRSPVCVVLPRELQEASVPALETYAGGVITATPGEPLARVLPHDVDLAAAAQLLGAGQRLAILVGQGGRGAEDEIIALADRLGAGVACSLLGKPVLDERLPYHAGVVGEVGTRAAAELMGGCDTLLLVGTNDPWTDYLPMPGQVRTVQIDIDGRRIGSRYPVDVPLVGDAAETLRALLDRVPDRPNPRWRATVENAVDRSRGEVTDRAAAPAEPVNPQLVLQELSSRVPRTGALAVDVGSVLYWYARHLELPPGVNAQLCGTLGSMGCALPYAVAAKLAAPDQPVIALVGDGAMQLNGLAELITVSHHWSRWRDPRLVVLVLNNRDHSGTGGGRQPVTDASQRRPDVPYAGWARLLGLHGVRVDRPELVGAAWDEALAADRPSVVEAVVDPAVPLSPPEPAFADLRSVFAEGDPSQRVREQLERRLSLAAEELI from the coding sequence ATGGCTGACCGGACCGTGGCCGACCTGGTGGTCGACCGGCTGCTCGCCTGGCGGGTGCCCCGGGCGTTCGGCTACCCGGGGGAGGCGATCGCCCCGATCGTCGCGGCGCTGGACCGCACCGGCGGGGAGCCGGCGTTCATTCCGGCCCGGCACGTGGAGGCCGCCTCGTTCATGGCCACCGGGCACGCGAAGTTCACCGGCGGCATCGGGGTGTGCCTCGCCACCCAGGGGCCGAGCGCGGTGCAGCTGCTCAACGGCCTCTACGACGCCAAGCTGGACAGCAAGCCGGTGGTGGCGATCGTCGGCGAGGACATCTCCGGCCCGCTCGGCGGCGCGCACCAGGAGATCGGGCTGAGCCGCCTGTTCGCCGACGTGTGCAACCAGTTCGTCCGGTACGGCCGCAGCCCCGGCCAGGTGCCGGCGCTGCTGGACCAGGCGTTCCGCACCGCCGCCGCGACCCGCAGCCCGGTCTGCGTGGTGCTGCCGCGGGAGCTCCAGGAGGCCTCCGTGCCGGCGCTGGAGACGTACGCCGGGGGCGTCATCACCGCGACCCCCGGCGAGCCGCTGGCCCGGGTGCTGCCGCACGACGTGGACCTGGCGGCCGCCGCCCAACTGCTGGGCGCCGGCCAACGCCTGGCGATCCTGGTCGGGCAGGGCGGGCGCGGCGCCGAGGACGAGATCATCGCCCTGGCCGACCGGCTGGGGGCCGGGGTGGCCTGCTCGCTGCTCGGCAAGCCAGTCCTGGACGAGCGCCTGCCGTACCACGCGGGCGTGGTCGGCGAGGTGGGCACGCGCGCCGCGGCGGAGCTGATGGGCGGCTGCGACACGCTGCTGCTGGTGGGCACGAACGACCCGTGGACCGACTACCTGCCGATGCCGGGCCAGGTCCGGACCGTGCAGATCGACATCGACGGCCGCCGGATCGGCAGCCGCTATCCGGTCGACGTCCCGCTCGTGGGCGACGCCGCCGAGACGCTGCGCGCGCTGCTGGACCGAGTGCCCGACCGGCCGAACCCGCGATGGCGGGCCACCGTCGAGAACGCGGTGGACCGTTCGCGAGGCGAGGTGACCGATCGGGCCGCCGCGCCGGCCGAGCCGGTGAACCCGCAACTGGTCCTCCAGGAGCTGTCCAGCCGGGTACCGCGCACCGGGGCGCTCGCGGTGGACGTCGGCTCGGTCCTCTACTGGTACGCCCGCCACCTGGAGCTGCCACCCGGGGTCAACGCGCAGCTCTGCGGCACGCTGGGCTCGATGGGCTGCGCCCTCCCGTACGCGGTCGCGGCGAAACTCGCCGCGCCGGACCAGCCGGTCATCGCACTGGTCGGGGATGGCGCGATGCAGCTCAACGGCCTCGCCGAGCTGATCACCGTGTCGCACCACTGGTCCCGATGGCGGGATCCACGGCTGGTGGTGCTCGTGCTCAACAACCGCGACCACTCCGGGACGGGCGGCGGGCGGCAGCCGGTCACCGACGCGTCGCAGCGCCGCCCCGACGTGCCGTACGCCGGCTGGGCGCGGCTGCTGGGCCTGCACGGCGTCCGGGTCGACCGGCCGGAGCTGGTGGGTGCGGCGTGGGACGAGGCGCTGGCCGCGGACCGGCCGTCGGTGGTGGAGGCGGTGGTGGACCCGGCCGTGCCGCTGTCGCCGCCGGAGCCGGCCTTCGCGGACCTGCGGAGCGTGTTCGCCGAGGGCGACCCGAGCCAGCGGGTCCGGGAGCAGTTGGAGCGCCGGCTGTCGCTGGCGGCGGAGGAGCTCATCTGA